A region of the Akkermansia muciniphila genome:
ATAAAGAATGGTAAAGGGGGAAAATTCGATTTCCTAAACCCTTTTCAGGTAGAACCTTGAAAGGATAACAAGTGTTGAAACACGTCAATTTGATACTATCAAGATAAGACTCTCCTTCGCAACGGGTTGGAAACGAAAATGAACTTAGATACAGCATCGCATTCCTATATATGCAAAAGAGATTTCCTGTCAAACCGGTTTCCAGCAAGAAACATCCTATTCCTGTCTGATCTCAACAATATATAGAGACTCCCATATGAAGGGGATATTTCTCTAAATGCTTCAAAGATGTTTTTCCAAAAAATGATTTTTTTATAAATTAGGGAATAGATGAAACGGAAAAAGAGGAAAGTTCATCTAGACATTTGTAAGGCAAAAATAATGTTAACAGTAATTTTTTAGATTTACGTAGGGCAATATCTATTATTCCTCAAGAATCCTTACAAATGATTCTGGCAATATTCAAAATAAACAACTCCCCATGCCAAGAATAACAGCGCACAATTGAGCGGAAACTCAACACAATTCCTCCATGAAGGTTTTGTACGAAGGCATTTTCTATAAAAATAATTGGAATTAATTAATAATACGCTTTTCGTAGAACTGAGTCGCTAAGAAGATTAACTATAATATAAAAATAAATGTAATTTTATTCAATCGTTTCTATAAAAAAACTATCTCCATCTCTTTGGCTTATTATCTCATTTTTTAATTTTAAAATATCTGATTCTATATCAGTCAAAAACTTTTTGAAAAAACTGATTAAGTATTTACTAGCAACTTCTTCAATCACCTTTTCTTGCTCCTTCTTAGATTTAAAATATCTACCTTTAATTTCTTTATCATTTACATATCTACAACACTTTTCATATATTCTAGATATTTTGTCTGTCGAAAATGCCTGAGAAAAAGATCCATAAAATAATTTTGTATCAAAAAACATATCATTAATATCCAATAATGACATGTTATTAATATCAATAATTTTAGATTTAATATTTTCCAAAAACGGAATTAAACAATAATCAAAAAGAGCAATTCTATCCATTTCTAAGAGAAGTACACATATATTTCCTATTTCTCTTGATCTAACAATCCCTCTCCCAGAAATCGACTTTAATAATCTACCATAACATTTATTCTTTAATGATTCAGATAATTGTGTCATATAGAGCGCACAAAAATATTCTTGAAGTGACCTATGGGGAAATGTATATTCTACTCCATCTTTTGTTAAAACATTGATGGCAATTGTTAAGTCATTTATTACTTTATCATTTTCAAAAATTATTCCTTTAAATTTTCCCTTTATTGAGTTTAGCTTATCTTCTAATTCTGTTTGTGTAAACGAGAATTTTTCTTCAAAATAAGATACAAATGAAAAAATTTTCAAAATATAGATAAATTCATCTTTTCCTAAGCCACTTTGTTTTTCTCTAACGTATGCCATTTTAGAAATGCTATCATGGTAGGAATACAAAGCTTCAAATACTTGTCTATAAAACTCACTCCTTTTCTCTGGTATATTTGAATAAGATTGAAAAGTTAAAATATACATTGAAAGTAGCAATGGATTGCTTAAAAATGATTTATATGATTTATTTTCATCATTATGTACGGATTCAATTATTTTATCAACCAATTCTTTTTCACTAATTTGTTTCTTTATAAATTCGTCAATATCTTTATCATCTAATTTGCAAACTTCATAAACTTTAAATTTGGATAATCCTTCAATTTCAGTAAACGGTCTAGATGTTATGATATAAGAATTTAGTTTATATTTTTTAGATATATCATCTATCTCTTTCGTAATTATATCTTTTTTCATTGACGATATTTCGTCATATCCATCAAAAAACATTACGAAAATACCTTTTTTCAATAACTTTTCTATTATTTCATCATTTTTTGAAATATTCTCTGATTTAAATATTTCATTTTTAATATATGTCATTATAATATTTTTACCATTTGCATCATAATTATTGATATATCTCAATTCTATTTTTAATGGAATCTTATATTTTGATACTATTGAATCCATAAATAAATGCTTTAAAATGGTGCTTTTCCCACAGCCGGCCTGCCCTACTATTATTAATTTATCTATTTTCTCAAATAATTTTTCAATATAACGAGTTGATTCCTTATCACGAAAAGAAGATTTTTGATATAAATACGAACATGGTTTTATGAATAATGGCTGATATATTTCATAAAAATCAACAGGTTCGGATCTATGTATTAATGTCTTTGTTTTGCTATTTTTTTCATATTCATTTAACAAATAATTATATATAGTATCTGATAAAATAAATTTTACGTGTTCAATCATCTTATCTAATGTTTTTCCCACCCCTGTGGTGAGTTTTTCTCCTAAGATGCCTTTTATGAGTTGTGTAATTTCTTTCTCTTGTTCCATATGTTTTTATATTATCAAATACAGAGTTCAAATATCAATGCTATATTTCCAGTTTCCCCCATTTCTTCCTCGTGCTCCTAAAAACAACACACTTATTACAAACATGTTGAACCAAAAATCAATAACGAAACCCTTCCTACAAAGGATTCATATGACAGAAAATAAGAAAAACTTATTATATCTCCAAAATCAAAGAAGCATTAATCCATATGGAATGACGTAGGACGTAAGAAGCATCCCAGTAGATTTTCCTTCACACAGACTGATGGCTGATATTAAATAGGGCTATGAAATGTTTTCTCCTTTCCGCTGTAGCACTCTGTATTTGTGCTACGGCTCCCCTTTCCGCCCAGTCCAAGACGGGGGCTCCTGCTCAGTCTACGGATGATTACAATCAGAGCCAGTTCTGGATCGGCAATTTTCCGGAGGGGCAGTATGTGGTGCATCTCAGCCGGATTGTGGCGGTGGCGCAGCACAAGTACATTCTGGACAATGCGTGCATGGTGTATGAGGTGACGCTGGTCACCATGGGGAATACGCCCACCAAGTTTTATTATCTGGAGACGCTGGGGCAGAATTCCGGCATCAATGCCATTAAGAATGTGACCGACCGGGCAAAGGAACTCGGTTCCGGAGCCGTCAACCGGGCGACGGGAGGAAGCATTGATCCGGATACTACCGTCGCCAAGGCTTACCCGAACACGAATACCGTCGAGTTCCGCGTAGCCACTCTGGAACAACTCAACAAGATGTACGCCTCCCTGCTCAAGGCATGGCAGGACGGGAAAGGGAGGACCTTCAAGCCTTGAAGGTAGTGATGAGAGTTTAGAGAGTAGTGATTAGATTTAAAATTCGCGGACTGCAAGTCCGGATTTTTTACACTAAACTCTAATCTCTCATCACTGTTAAATGTATTTCCTCTCCATCATGTGGGCCTTCAAAGGATCCGCGGCGAAGAGGTGGGTGAGGCCGATCGCCAGGGCGTCCGCGGCATCGGATTCCGGCGTTTCTCGAAGTTCCAGCAGAGCGCGCACCATGAAGGCGACCTGCGCTTTTTGAGCGGCCCCCCGCCCCACGACGGAGAGTTTCACGCTTTTGGGAGAGTATTCCATGATCCGCAGCCCGGCTTCCGCCGCGGCGATGACCACCGCCGCCTTGGCCGCCCCCATCGTGATGGCCGTCTGGTGGGATTGGACGTAGATGATGCGTTCCACCGCCATTTCATCCGGCTCCCATTTATCAATGAGGTTGCCCAGGTGCTGCTTGATGGCAAGCAGGCAGCCGGATTGGGACACGCTGCGCGGAATGGAGAGCGTGCCGTAGTCCAGCGCACACGCCCGGCGGTGGTCGCCCTCCACCACGGCATAGCCCGTGTTGCGGATGGCCGGGTCTATGGCAAGGATGCGCATGGGATGATTGTCATTCCCGCATGGAGAACCGCCGCGCTTTTAGCGCCTGCGGCGCTTGGGTCCGACGGGTTTGGACTTGCGGACGGATTTAACGGGCTTGTCTTCCAGCAGGGCGGTGTACGTGTAGTCAAAGCCGTCCAGCTTTTTGCGTTCAATGGGTTTCCCGATGAAGTTTTCCACAGCCGTGGCAAAGTCCACTTCATCCGCCGTCATGATGGTGAAGGCGTCACCCGTAGCTTCGGCACGGCCGGTACGGCCGATGCGGTGCACGTAGTCTTCCGCATTTTCCGGAACGCGGTAGTTGATGACGTGGGTCACGCCGCTGATGTCAATGCCGCGCGCCGCGACGTCCGTAGCCACCAGGATGTCATATTTGCCGCCCTTGAAGCCTTTGAGGGCTTCCATGCGTTCCTTCTGGGGAATGTCGGAGTGCATGACAGCCACTTCTCCGCGGTAGCCGTTGGTTTTCAGCATGCCGCATACGGAGTCCGCTTCCTTGCGGGTGCGGGTGAAGATCATGACGGAATGGAAGTCCGTTCCCTTGAGGAGGCCCAGCAGCAGTTCGTCCCGCTGGTCCAGGGCCACCGGATAGATGGCGTGGTTGATGGTGGCGGCCACTTCGCGGCGTGCGATGGCCACTTCAGCCGGGTCCGTGAGGCACCATTTGGCAAATCCGGCGATGACCGGAGGCATGGTGGCGGAGAAGAAGAGGGTCTGCCTGCCTTCCCACGGGCAGAGGTTGATGATTTTACGGACAATAGGGAGGAAGCCCATGTCCAGCATGCGGTCCACTTCATCCAGCACCAGGGCCTTGACTTCTCCGAAGCGCATGGTGCCGCGGTAGAAGTGGTCCACCAGGCGTCCGGGTGTAGCCACCACGATGTCCGCCCCGTTTTTCAGGTCTTCCGTCTGCTTCCCGTAACCCACGCCGCCATACAGCAAGGCCACTTTCAGCCCGGTGAATTCACCGTATTCCGCAAAGGCTTCCGCCACCTGGTCCGCCAGTTCGCGGGTAGGTTCCAGCACCAGAATCTGGGGCTGCCCCATGGGCTTCAGCTTGGTCAGCAGGGGGAGCGCAAAGGCGGCGGTTTTTCCCGTCCCCGTCTGGGAGGCCCCAATGAGGTCCCGGCCTTCCAGAATGAGGGGAATGGCCTGCTCCTGAATGGGGGTGGGATGTTCATAACCGCATTTCTCCACCGCCTTCAAGACGGGTTCCGATAAACCTAATTCTGAAAATAACATTGATCTTGTATGCTTGCTAAAAAATAAAGCACGACCACCGCGCGACGGGCGCAGAAGCCGTGGTCAGGAGATGAACGGATTGGTCAGCAGTTCATTCTTCACGGTGGTGTATGGTCCGTGCCCCGGGAAAATCCTGGTGGTGGCGGGCTGGTTGAGCACTTTCGTTTCAATGCCCTGCTTCAGCAGCCGCAGGTTTCCGCCCGGAAGGTCCGTACGCCCGATGGAACCGGCAAAGATGACGTCCCCCGCGAACATGATTCCTTCATCCGGGAGGTCGTAAACGATGCTGTCCGGAGAGTGCCCCGGCACCTGGTGCAGATGCCATAGCAAGCCGCCCCAGTCCGCCGTGTGAATGTTCTGCGTAAGCACTTCATCCACTACAAACGGCTGGACGTTGAGGGGGAGCCCCCAGGCGTCCCGCGCCATTTTTTCCAGCGTCAGGTCTTCACTGTAAGGCTGGCCGGCATGAATGCGGCAGCCGAAGATCTGGCGCATGCGGCAGGCGTCCTCCACATGGTCAAAGTGCTGGTGGGTGATGAGCAGATCCGTAATGATGATATCGGGTTTCTTGGAGTATATCCAGTCCGCGAAGCCGGACGGAGCGTCCACCGCCACGTAAGTGTTATCCTTCGTCTTGAAGAGATAACCATTACAGGAAGCTACTCCACCCGTATAAACGCGAATCCGATCCATGAGCAGGGATTGTAGCCGGATTGTCCGGAATATCCAGTATAAAGACGGTTTCCTGAAAATGCGTTCTGTCATCTTTCCCCGGAGGAGCCCGTCACATCAGGCTCCAGGGAATGACTTCTCCGGCATCCATGGGCACCACTTTCTGGCCGTGCCCTTCATAGGCGTCCGGCACCAGCATTTCCCTCCGCTGCAGGCGCACTGTTCTGGCAGGCGGCGTCAGTCCGTAGGCGGCGCAGGCATGGCCTGAAACGAAGCCCTGAAGCTTGTCCAGGGCACCGTGCTTTTCAAAGAGGGCCGCCAGCTGCGGCAGGGCAATGGGGGCGGTAAATACGCCCGCGGCGCAGCCGCACGCTTCCTTGGCATGGATGGGATGGGGGGCGGAATCACTGCCGAACATGAGGCGCGGGTGCCCGGAAAGAGCCGCC
Encoded here:
- a CDS encoding NACHT domain-containing protein, whose amino-acid sequence is MEQEKEITQLIKGILGEKLTTGVGKTLDKMIEHVKFILSDTIYNYLLNEYEKNSKTKTLIHRSEPVDFYEIYQPLFIKPCSYLYQKSSFRDKESTRYIEKLFEKIDKLIIVGQAGCGKSTILKHLFMDSIVSKYKIPLKIELRYINNYDANGKNIIMTYIKNEIFKSENISKNDEIIEKLLKKGIFVMFFDGYDEISSMKKDIITKEIDDISKKYKLNSYIITSRPFTEIEGLSKFKVYEVCKLDDKDIDEFIKKQISEKELVDKIIESVHNDENKSYKSFLSNPLLLSMYILTFQSYSNIPEKRSEFYRQVFEALYSYHDSISKMAYVREKQSGLGKDEFIYILKIFSFVSYFEEKFSFTQTELEDKLNSIKGKFKGIIFENDKVINDLTIAINVLTKDGVEYTFPHRSLQEYFCALYMTQLSESLKNKCYGRLLKSISGRGIVRSREIGNICVLLLEMDRIALFDYCLIPFLENIKSKIIDINNMSLLDINDMFFDTKLFYGSFSQAFSTDKISRIYEKCCRYVNDKEIKGRYFKSKKEQEKVIEEVASKYLISFFKKFLTDIESDILKLKNEIISQRDGDSFFIETIE
- the ruvC gene encoding crossover junction endodeoxyribonuclease RuvC; translated protein: MRILAIDPAIRNTGYAVVEGDHRRACALDYGTLSIPRSVSQSGCLLAIKQHLGNLIDKWEPDEMAVERIIYVQSHQTAITMGAAKAAVVIAAAEAGLRIMEYSPKSVKLSVVGRGAAQKAQVAFMVRALLELRETPESDAADALAIGLTHLFAADPLKAHMMERKYI
- a CDS encoding DEAD/DEAH box helicase, with amino-acid sequence MLFSELGLSEPVLKAVEKCGYEHPTPIQEQAIPLILEGRDLIGASQTGTGKTAAFALPLLTKLKPMGQPQILVLEPTRELADQVAEAFAEYGEFTGLKVALLYGGVGYGKQTEDLKNGADIVVATPGRLVDHFYRGTMRFGEVKALVLDEVDRMLDMGFLPIVRKIINLCPWEGRQTLFFSATMPPVIAGFAKWCLTDPAEVAIARREVAATINHAIYPVALDQRDELLLGLLKGTDFHSVMIFTRTRKEADSVCGMLKTNGYRGEVAVMHSDIPQKERMEALKGFKGGKYDILVATDVAARGIDISGVTHVINYRVPENAEDYVHRIGRTGRAEATGDAFTIMTADEVDFATAVENFIGKPIERKKLDGFDYTYTALLEDKPVKSVRKSKPVGPKRRRR
- a CDS encoding MBL fold metallo-hydrolase, with translation MDRIRVYTGGVASCNGYLFKTKDNTYVAVDAPSGFADWIYSKKPDIIITDLLITHQHFDHVEDACRMRQIFGCRIHAGQPYSEDLTLEKMARDAWGLPLNVQPFVVDEVLTQNIHTADWGGLLWHLHQVPGHSPDSIVYDLPDEGIMFAGDVIFAGSIGRTDLPGGNLRLLKQGIETKVLNQPATTRIFPGHGPYTTVKNELLTNPFIS